A part of Ziziphus jujuba cultivar Dongzao chromosome 8, ASM3175591v1 genomic DNA contains:
- the LOC132805061 gene encoding secreted RxLR effector protein 161-like: protein MYLMISTRPDLAYAVSVLSRFMSNPGRSHCDAVKWLLRYLKLTANEGLVFKGSKDGIELLGYTDADYAGDRDKRKSISAYAFTVCGNCVSWKSHLQAIAALSTTEAEYMAITDAAKEAIWIKGLLSELNMLHKAVILYSDSQSAIHLSKNPVFHERSKHIQIKYHFIRDMVERKEVKLEKANVDLREDCKEGSQSFCYNYTLED, encoded by the exons ATGTATCTTATGATCAGTACAAGGCCAGATTTGGCTTATGCAGTAAGTGTGCTCAGCAGGTTTATGTCAAATCCTGGAAGGAGTCATTGTGATGCAGTAAAGTGGCTCTTAAGGTATTTAAAACTCACTGCAAATGAAGGATTGGTGTTTAAAGGCAGCAAAGATGGAATAGAATTGCTTGGCTACACAGATGCAGATTATGCTGGAGATCGAGACAAGAGAAAGTCAATCTCAGCATATGCATTCACTGTTTGTGGGAATTGTGTAAGTTGGAAGTCACATTTACAAGCCATAGCAGCTTTGTCTACTACAGAAGCAGAATATATGGCAATAACAGATGCTGCAAAGGAAGCAATATGGATTAAAGGGTTACTGTCAGAACTTAATATGTTGCACAAGGCTGTCATACTCTATTCAGATAGTCAAAGTGCAATACATCTTTCTAAGAATCCTGTATTTCATGAGAGATCAAAACATATCCagattaaatatcatttcatacgGGATATGGTGGAAAGGAAGGAAGTCAAGTTAGAAAAG GCTAATGTTGATTTAAGGGAAGATTGCAAGGAGGGTTCACAGAGTTTCTGCTATAATTACACTcttgaggattag